From a single Equus asinus isolate D_3611 breed Donkey chromosome 2, EquAss-T2T_v2, whole genome shotgun sequence genomic region:
- the LOC106835205 gene encoding olfactory receptor 4F3/4F16/4F29-like, which translates to MDGVNRSVVSEFVFLGLTNSWEIQLLLLVFSSTFYVASMTGNSLIMLTVTSDPHLHSPMYFLLANLSFIDLGVSSVSCPKMMYNLFRKSKVISFSGCITQMFFIHFVGGVEMVLLISMAFDRYVAICKPLHYLTIMSPRMCIIFLVAAWMTGFIHSMVQLAFVVNLPFCGPNVLDSFFCDLPQFIKLACIDTARLEFMVTANSGFISVGSFFILIISYIIIILTVQKRYSAGSSKALSTLSAHITVVVLFFGPLILVYTWPSPSVHLDKFLAIFYAVLTPFLNPLIYTFRNQEMKVAMRRVCRQLVIYRKIS; encoded by the coding sequence ATGGATGGAGTGAATCGCTCTGTAGTGTCAGAGTTTGTGTTCCTGGGACTCACCAATTCCTGGGAGATCCAACTTCTCCTCCTTGTGTTCTCCTCCACCTTTTATGTGGCAAGCATGACAGGAAACTCCCTCATTATGCTCACTGTGACCTCTGACCCTCACTTACACTCCCCTATGTACTTTCTCTTGGCCAACCTCTCCTTCATTGACCTGGGAGTTTCTTCTGTCAGTTGTCCCAAGATGATGTATAACCTTTTCAGAAAGAGTAAAGTCATTTCCTTTAGCGGCTGCATCACTCAAATGTTCTTCATCCATTTTGTTGGTGGTGTGGAGATGGTGCTGCTCATATCCATGGCCTTTGACAGATATGTTGCCATATGTAAGCCTCTCCACTATTTGACCATCATGAGCCCAAGAATGTGCATCAtctttttagtggctgcctgGATGACTGGCTTTATCCACTCCATGGTTCAATTGGCTTTTGTGGTAAACTTACCCTTCTGTGGTCCTAATGTGTTGGACAGCTTTTTCTGTGATCTTCCTCAATTCATCAAACTTGCTTGCATAGACACTGCCCGACTGGAGTTCATGGTCACAGCCAACAGTGGGTTCATCTCTGTTGGCTCCTTCTTCATACTGATCATTTCCTACATCATTATCATTCTCACTGTTCAGAAACGCTATTCAGCTGGTTCTTCCAAGGCTCTGTCCACACTGTCAGCTCACATCACTGTGGTAGTGCTGTTCTTTGGTCCTTTGATACTTGTCTATACCTGGCCATCTCCCTCTGTACATCTGGATAAGTTTCTGGCCATCTTTTATGCAGTCCTCACTCCTTTCCTGAATCCTCTCATTTACACATTCAGGAATCAAGAAATGAAGGTGGCAATGAGGAGAGTATGCAGACAGTTAGTGATTTACAGGAAGATATCTTAA